A single genomic interval of Zingiber officinale cultivar Zhangliang chromosome 4A, Zo_v1.1, whole genome shotgun sequence harbors:
- the LOC121973536 gene encoding serine/threonine-protein phosphatase BSL2 homolog yields the protein MVDDSSSIAGVLLDDLLVAEDLAAAETTSAASHAAAVAAASNVQLGKAPGSYSYADERSRQNNSQTDHDGAIVVGSPVVPPLNEDMCNDISTEHATLQGGPRRLSKGVKALVEASAAEAEAISCLKGTTSQWSHVTVA from the exons GTGTGCTGCTTGATGATTTACTTGTTGCTGAAGATCTGGCTGCTGCTGAGACAACAAGTGCTGCTTCCCATGCTGCTGCAGTGGCTGCTGCTTCAAATGTACAATTAGGAAAGGCACCAGGAAGCTACTCATATGCTGATGAGAGGTCAAGGCAAAATAATTCCCAGACAGATCATGATGGTGCAATTGTGGTGGGATCTCCGGTTGTCCCTCCTCTCAATGAAGATATGTGCAATGATATAAGCACTGAACATGCTACGCTCCAAGGAGGACCAAG AAGATTGAGCAAAGGTGTCAAGGCTTTAGTTGAAGCCTCTGCAGCAGAGGCAGAAGCAATCAGCTGCCTTAAAGGCACGACAAGTCAATGGTCACATGTCACAGTTGCCTAA
- the LOC121970507 gene encoding probable protein arginine N-methyltransferase 3: MAKDLIEFRRSEEFEDVIEEEEDEEEEQIERWDDWQSDKEDSSADFLCLFCSSRFGSVEVLFDHCRCKHFFDFHSIVREWSLDFYDSFKLINYVRSQVSENKCWCCGLEFQCSRDLQNHLHPALSFDKDGKFLWEDDHYLKPFMEDDPLLHSFGGDEDEEDDPMTINKEEIMRELVDHEKLPRLCNGGHSILNGDASVSNTFTETEDKTECIHILGNNFQGKPTDDIILKPCDEKHKDGQLRESFANVTAKEIRNVNEKYFGAYGSFGIHREMLSDKARMDAYQGALLNNPSLINQATVLDVGCGTGILSLFAAQGGASKVIAVEASKKMAAVATQIARDNGLLSDNTTKGGEKCPGVINVVQCMVEELDKFIHVLPSSVDVIVSEWMGYCLLYESMLSSVLYARDRWLKPGGAILPDTATIFGAGFGRGGTSIPFWENVYGFDMSCIGKEVMEDSSSAPIVDTIDSREIVTETAAIHSFDLVTMKLDDMDFTSSFELKLRTEPIDGITTARTRSCYGMVLWFETGFTSRFCKEMPTNLSTSPYSPKTHWSQTILMFREPIVLSSSDVTVCMTGAVGTEECPAVAIRSRISIARSSAHRSIDVSLEPQAISSDGLKRSWPVQIFNL, translated from the exons ATGGCAAAAGATCTCATTGAGTTCAGGCGATctgaagaatttgaagatgttatagaagaggaagaagacgagGAAGAGGAGCAAATTGAGCGATGGGATGACTGGCAATCTGACAAGGAGGACTCATCTGCAGATTTCCTTTGCTTGTTCTGTAGTTCGAGATTTGGTTCTGTGGAGGTCCTCTTTGACCATTGCCGCTGTAAGCACTTCTTTGATTTCCACAGCATTGTTCGTGAGTGGAGCTTAGATTTTTATGATTCCTTCAAGCTCATCAACTATGTGAGGTCTCAG GTCTCTGAAAATAAATGCTGGTGCTGTGGTCTAGAGTTTCAATGCAGTAGAGATCTTCAGAACCATTTGCATCCAGCTCTCAGTTTTGATAAGGATGGGAAATTCTTATGGGAAGATGATCATTATTTAAAACCATTTATGGAAGACGATCCACTTTTGCATAGTTTTGGTGGTGATGAAGATGAGGAAGATGATCCTATGACAATAAATAAAGAGGAAATAATGAGAGAGCTAGTTGACCATGAAAAATTACCTAGACTCTGTAATGGTGGTCACAGCATTCTGAATGGTGATGCTTCAGTCTCCAACACCTTCACAGAAACTGAAGATAAAACAGAATGTATACATATATTGGGTAATAATTTTCAAGGAAAGCCAACCGATGACATTATTCTTAAACCATGTGATGAGAAACATAAAGATGGGCAATTAAGGGAGTCTTTTGCTAATGTCACTGCGAAGGAGATCAGAAATGTAAATGAGAAATATTTTGGTGCTTATGGCTCTTTTGGCATACACAGGGAGATGCTTAGTGATAAG GCAAGAATGGATGCTTACCAAGGAGCGCTGTTAAATAATCCCTCTCTTATTAACCAAGCTACAGTTTTGGATGTGGGTTGTGGGACAGGGATATTAAG TCTTTTTGCAGCTCAGGGTGGTGCGTCAAAGGTCATTGCTGTTGAAGCTAGCAAGAAAATGGCTGCTGTTGCTACTCAA ATAGCCAGAGACAATGGCCTATTGTCAGACAACACCACCAAAGGCGGAGAGAAGTGTCCTGGAGTAATAAATGTTGTTCAATGTATGGTTGAAGAGCTTGACAAATTCATACATGTTTTGCCAAGTAGTGTCGATGTGATAGTGAGCGAGTGGATGGGTTATTGCCTGTTGTATGAGTCAATGCTCAGTTCGGTCCTCTATGCTCGTGACAGATGGTTAAAGCCTGGTGGTGCTATCCTTCCTGATACCGCAACCATA TTTGGAGCTGGATTTGGAAGAGGTGGGACAAGCATACCTTTCTGGGAGAATGTGTATGGTTTTGACATGTCTTGCATCGGCAAAGAAGTTATGGAGGATTCTTCTTCTGCTCCCATCGTTGATACCATAGATAGCCGGGAAATTGTGACAGAAACTGCAGCTATCCAT TCCTTTGATCTAGTGACAATGAAGCTGGATGATATGGATTTCACATCAAGTTTTGAATTGAAATTGAGAACAGAACCCATAGATGGCATTACCACTGCCAGAACACGCTCTTGCTACGGGATGGTGCTCTGGTTTGAGACGGGTTTTACTAGCAGATTCTGCAAGGAGATGCCCACCAACCTCTCGACGTCACCTTACTCTCCAAAAACTCATTGGTCTCAGACCATTCTCATGTTCAGGGAACCAATTGTTCTATCATCTTCTGATGTTACTGTCTGCATGACTGGGGCAGTTGGCACAGAAGAGTGCCCTGCCGTTGCCATCAGGTCTCGCATCAGCATCGCTCGGTCGTCAGCGCATCGCAGTATCGATGTGTCATTGGAACCTCAAGCTATTAGCTCGGATGGTCTTAAGCGAAGTTGGCCAGTTCAGATCTTCAATTTGTGA
- the LOC121970508 gene encoding NASP-related protein sim3-like produces MTSADQDRTEEEPLANDTVPDQGGQTMALEEGADEVHTSAGGSSSAGDQESADKTLARADELFAKGSKAIEDGEFVEAVDSLSRALEIRVSHFGELAQECASAYYKYGCALLYKAQEEADPLGNFPKTSPANDEKSTTSSCAKENGGSSKDIADVGKDSSSLKDEEPEGEGSNKDSSNDADESEDDEEDTAEADEDESDLDLAWKMLDVARAIVEKQPGDTMEKVNILAALAEVSMEREDIDTSLDDYLKALAILENLVEPGHRRIVELNFRISLVLELGSRISEAIPYCEKAITLCKSRLVRLKEDENVTAVTGASESSMLDSEKNDSAPAKEIKSTSNLTKDIEFFTEILSELEKKLEDLQQLLATPRSVFSDSVKLIASKLMSGEKNAPSASTTPLTSLQMGAVNSGGFDSPTLSTAATNGAITDLGVVGRGVKRATINPSIADPQNKRFALDNHTENATDHSDTSAVQDAEDASK; encoded by the exons ATGACTTCCGCCGACCAGGACCGCACCGAAGAAGAACCCCTAGCGAACGATACCGTCCCCGACCAGGGCGGCCAAACCATGGCCTTGGAGGAAGGCGCCGACGAGGTGCACACTAGCGCCGGCGGGTCTTCGAGCGCTGGGGACCAAGAGAGTGCCGACAAAACCCTAGCCCGGGCGGATGAGCTGTTTGCGAAAGGGTCGAAAGCAATAGAGGACGGGGAGTTCGTGGAGGCCGTGGACTCCCTCAGTCGTGCGCTAGAAATCAG GGTCTCACACTTTGGTGAGCTTGCACAAGAATGTGCGAGTGCATATTATAAGTATGGATGTGCACTACTATACAAGGCTCAGGAAGAAGCCGATCCATTGGGCAACTTCCCTAAAACTTCACCAGCAAATGATGAGAAGTCCACAACTTCTAGTTGTGCAAAAGAGAATGGAGGAAGTTCAAAGGATATTGCTGATGTTGGTAAAGATTCTTCATCATTGAAGGATGAGGAGCCTGAAG GTGAAGGTTCGAACAAGGATTCTAGTAATGATGCTGACGAAAGTGAAGATGATGAAGAGGATACAGCTGAAGCAGATGAAGATGAATCAGACCTGGATCTTGCCTGGAAAATGCTGGATGTTGCAAGGGCAATTGTTGAGAAGCAACCTGGTGACACCATGGAGAAAGTGAACATCTTGGCTGCTTTAGCTGAAGTCTCAATGGAAAGAG AGGATATTGACACTTCACTAGATGACTATTTAAAAGCCCTGGCCATTTTGGAGAACCTAGTTGAGCCTGGCCACCGCCGGATTGTGGAATT AAACTTCAGGATTAGTTTAGTGTTGGAATTGGGGTCAAGGATCAGCGAAGCCATACCTTATTGTGAAAAGGCAATAACACTTTGCAAGTCTCGATTAGTAAGACTCAAGGAAGATGAAAACGTAACTGCTGTCACAGGAGCTTCTGAAAGTTCTATGCTTGACTCAGAGAAAAATGACTCTGCACCTGCTAAAGAGATTAAATCCACATCTAATTTGACAAAAGACATAGAATTTTTTACTGAAATCTTGTCTGAACTTGAAAAGAAG CTTGAAGACCTACAGCAGTTGCTGGCAACTCCGAGATCTGTGTTTTCGGATAGTGTGAAGTTGATAGCTTCCAAGCTGATGTCTGGAGAGAAGAATGCCCCAAGTGCATCCACAACTCCACTGACTTCCTTGCAGATGGGAGCTGTAAATAGTGGTGGTTTTGACTCTCCGACACTTTCTACCGCTGCAACAAATGGTGCTATAACGGACCTAGGCGTTGTGGGTAGAGGCGTTAAGCGAGCTACCATAAACCCAAGTATCGCTGACCCTCAAAATAAAAGGTTTGCATTGGATAATCACACTGAGAATGCGACCGATCATAGTGACACCTCTGCCGTGCAAGATGCTGAAGATGCCTCAAAGTAG
- the LOC121973537 gene encoding protein ASYMMETRIC LEAVES 2-like gives MTSSSSPCAACKLLRRKCAPECVFAPHFPPDQPAKFANVHRVFGASNVAKLLKQLRPEQREDAVVSLAYEAEARLRDPVNGCVGYIHLLQRRLRELQHDLSLAEKELSNYLLVPAAGPHLVGLPHYAFNPSFAGGINGVAAPMAMNSTDPVLPVGMLYDRTGSFGATAAFRLPAVQLLNGAGGFGALLEQQQQRQYHNPEQTHGEE, from the coding sequence ATGACGTCGTCGAGCTCGCCGTGCGCGGCGTGCAAGCTGCTGCGGCGCAAGTGCGCGCCGGAGTGCGTGTTCGCGCCGCACTTCCCCCCGGACCAGCCGGCGAAGTTTGCTAACGTGCACCGCGTGTTCGGCGCCAGCAACGTGGCGAAGCTGCTGAAGCAGCTCCGGCCGGAGCAGCGGGAGGACGCCGTCGTGTCCCTCGCCTACGAGGCGGAGGCGCGCCTCCGCGACCCCGTCAACGGCTGCGTCGGCTACATCCACCTCCTCCAGCGCCGCCTCAGAGAGCTCCAGCACGACCTCTCGCTCGCCGAGAAGGAACTCTCCAACTACCTCCTCGTCCCCGCCGCCGGCCCCCACTTGGTCGGCCTCCCCCATTACGCCTTCAATCCCAGCTTCGCCGGAGGCATCAACGGGGTCGCCGCCCCGATGGCGATGAATAGTACAGACCCGGTGCTGCCAGTGGGGATGCTGTACGATCGGACGGGCAGCTTCGGAGCGACAGCAGCATTCCGGCTGCCGGCGGTGCAGTTGTTGAACGGCGCCGGTGGATTTGGAGCATTGTTAGAGCAGCAACAGCAGCGGCAGTACCATAATCCTGAGCAAACACACGGCGAAGAGTAA